One window from the genome of Deinococcus sp. NW-56 encodes:
- a CDS encoding LptF/LptG family permease: MTRPVPGTREVAPARRGGGPPRTLNRAVLSEVLRWYAAGVALFLILRLTDILSTSVGAFLTYGATPGQALAVFGALAPHTLNEALVLSVPFAVLLAFGRMQGDSELKAAAAGGVRPLSLVWPLALPFVLVAALAYWNAGYVAPAGLARFDAAWYTIYGGPQPTPTQDNYTYASEDGLFYAGRVRNEVGGPVAALDGVLVQRGDETVTATGGTWDTAAQTWTVTGAWITRPGQDPQPAPGPLVFRQTDQPRPPAPPPSRSARPSCGRGWRAARAPRKSAGWTRTSSPRGWPIPSRR; the protein is encoded by the coding sequence ATGACCCGGCCGGTGCCCGGCACGCGAGAGGTGGCTCCGGCCCGGCGGGGGGGAGGACCGCCCCGGACCCTGAACCGCGCGGTGCTGTCGGAGGTGCTGCGCTGGTACGCGGCGGGCGTGGCGCTGTTCCTGATCCTGCGGCTGACCGACATCCTCAGCACGAGCGTCGGGGCCTTCCTGACCTATGGAGCCACGCCGGGGCAGGCGCTGGCGGTGTTCGGGGCGCTGGCCCCCCACACGCTGAACGAGGCGCTGGTGCTCTCGGTGCCCTTCGCGGTGCTCCTGGCCTTCGGGCGGATGCAGGGGGACAGCGAACTCAAGGCAGCGGCGGCGGGGGGCGTGCGGCCCCTCTCGCTGGTGTGGCCGCTGGCGCTGCCCTTCGTGCTGGTGGCGGCGCTGGCCTACTGGAATGCGGGATACGTGGCTCCGGCGGGCCTGGCCCGCTTCGATGCGGCGTGGTACACGATCTACGGTGGCCCGCAGCCCACGCCCACCCAGGACAACTACACCTATGCCTCGGAAGACGGCCTCTTCTACGCCGGGCGTGTCCGCAACGAGGTGGGCGGCCCGGTCGCCGCGCTCGACGGGGTGCTGGTGCAGCGCGGCGACGAGACGGTCACGGCCACGGGCGGCACCTGGGACACGGCCGCGCAGACGTGGACGGTCACGGGCGCGTGGATCACCCGCCCCGGCCAGGACCCGCAGCCCGCACCCGGTCCCCTGGTCTTCCGGCAGACCGACCAGCCCCGGCCCCCGGCCCCCCCGCCCAGCAGGTCAGCACGCCCGAGCTGCGGGCGCGGCTGGCGAGCGGCGAGGGCACCCCGGAAGAGCGCCGGGTGGACGCGCACCAGCTCGCCGCGCGGGTGGCCGATCCCCTCACGGCGGTGA
- a CDS encoding LptF/LptG family permease, which produces MASGEGTPEERRVDAHQLAARVADPLTAVIFALAAGALGLLLRNRAAAFAAVVVFVALFYALWATAPQLARVGALPPTFAAWLPNLFFLLVAGVLAWRLR; this is translated from the coding sequence CTGGCGAGCGGCGAGGGCACCCCGGAAGAGCGCCGGGTGGACGCGCACCAGCTCGCCGCGCGGGTGGCCGATCCCCTCACGGCGGTGATTTTCGCGCTGGCGGCGGGGGCGCTGGGGCTGCTGCTGCGCAACCGGGCGGCGGCGTTCGCGGCGGTGGTGGTCTTCGTGGCCCTCTTCTACGCGCTGTGGGCCACCGCACCGCAACTCGCGCGGGTGGGGGCGCTGCCGCCCACGTTCGCGGCGTGGCTGCCCAACCTGTTTTTCCTGCTGGTGGCGGGCGTGCTGGCCTGGAGGCTGCGGTGA
- the pta gene encoding phosphate acetyltransferase, with amino-acid sequence MHTLFVAPTRNGVGLSSTALGLARALERQGLRVAFLKPIAQTHETTTDDSVHFARTLAHLQPPTPIALAHAEEQLSQGAEEDLMEEVVALSRQAAGGPGGADVLIAEGLALNERNTYAGALNASLARNLEADVVLVSSLAGVTAGALADELEIAAQAYRRSDGSGLAGYVLNFAPVSLDFGGLLAELRARSRVLSGGELPLLGVIAQSPALSAPRTLDVARHLGAEILNEGEAGMRRVTSTVVTARTVPKMADAGLFASGALVVTPGDREDVVMAAALSHLSGVPLAGLLYTSGSSPEPSIERLCRAALTSSLPVLRVETNSFHTASALSRLDPRVPHDDLERMERTLDFIADRLDTVPLRGRLKTPQAEGDRRMPPSAFRYELIQKARAANKRIVLPEGDEPRTVRAAIRCVEKGIARPVLLAPPERVRQVAEGQGLTLPEGLEVLDPESVRRQYVEPMVELRRNKGLTAPQAEAQLEDTVVLGTMMLALDEVDGLVSGAVHTTANTVRPALQLIKTAPGSSLVSSIFFMLMPEQVLVYGDAAINPNPNAEELADIAIQSADSARAFGIPPRVAMLSYSTGESGTGEDVEKVKEATRLVRERRPDLPVDGPLQYDAASVLSVGRQKAPNSPVAGRATVFIFPDLNTGNTTYKAVQRSAGVVAVGPMLQGLRKPVNDLSRGALVDDIVYTIALTAIQATQAKAN; translated from the coding sequence ATGCATACCCTCTTTGTCGCGCCCACCCGCAACGGCGTGGGCCTGAGCAGCACCGCCCTGGGCCTCGCCCGCGCCCTGGAACGGCAAGGCCTGCGGGTCGCCTTTCTCAAGCCTATCGCGCAGACACACGAGACGACCACCGACGACTCGGTGCACTTCGCCCGCACCCTCGCCCACCTCCAGCCGCCCACCCCCATCGCCCTCGCGCACGCCGAGGAACAGCTCAGCCAGGGGGCCGAAGAGGACCTGATGGAGGAGGTGGTCGCCCTCTCCCGGCAGGCCGCCGGGGGACCGGGGGGGGCCGACGTGCTGATCGCGGAAGGCCTCGCGCTGAACGAGCGCAACACCTACGCCGGGGCGCTGAATGCCAGCCTCGCCCGCAACCTGGAGGCCGACGTGGTCCTCGTCTCCAGCCTCGCCGGGGTCACGGCGGGGGCGCTCGCGGACGAGTTGGAGATCGCGGCGCAGGCTTACCGCCGCTCGGACGGCTCGGGCCTCGCGGGGTACGTGCTGAACTTTGCGCCCGTGAGTTTGGACTTCGGCGGACTCCTGGCCGAGTTGCGGGCGCGGAGCCGGGTGCTGTCCGGGGGCGAGCTGCCCCTGCTCGGCGTGATCGCGCAGTCCCCGGCCCTGAGTGCGCCGCGCACCCTGGACGTGGCCCGGCACCTCGGGGCCGAGATTCTCAACGAGGGCGAGGCTGGGATGCGCCGGGTCACGAGCACGGTGGTCACCGCCCGCACGGTCCCCAAGATGGCCGACGCGGGCCTGTTCGCCTCCGGGGCCCTGGTGGTCACGCCGGGCGACCGCGAGGACGTGGTCATGGCGGCGGCCCTCTCGCACCTCAGTGGGGTGCCGCTCGCGGGACTACTGTACACCTCCGGGAGCAGCCCTGAGCCCTCCATCGAGCGGCTGTGCCGCGCCGCGCTGACAAGTTCGCTCCCCGTGCTGCGGGTGGAGACGAACTCCTTTCACACCGCCTCAGCCCTCTCGCGGTTGGACCCGCGCGTGCCGCACGACGACCTCGAACGGATGGAGCGCACGCTGGACTTCATCGCGGACCGCCTCGACACCGTGCCGCTCAGAGGCCGCCTGAAGACCCCGCAGGCCGAGGGCGACCGCCGGATGCCCCCCAGCGCCTTTCGCTACGAGCTGATTCAGAAGGCGAGGGCCGCCAACAAGCGCATCGTCCTGCCTGAGGGCGACGAACCGCGCACCGTGCGGGCCGCCATTCGCTGCGTGGAAAAGGGGATCGCCCGGCCCGTGCTGCTCGCCCCCCCCGAGCGGGTGCGGCAGGTCGCGGAGGGCCAGGGCCTCACCCTTCCCGAGGGGCTGGAGGTGCTCGACCCCGAGAGCGTGCGGCGGCAGTACGTCGAACCGATGGTCGAGCTGCGCCGCAACAAGGGCCTGACCGCACCCCAGGCCGAGGCCCAACTGGAAGACACGGTGGTCCTGGGGACCATGATGCTGGCGCTCGACGAGGTGGACGGGCTGGTCTCCGGCGCGGTCCACACCACCGCCAACACGGTGCGCCCGGCGCTGCAACTCATCAAGACGGCGCCCGGCTCGTCGCTGGTGTCGTCCATCTTCTTCATGCTGATGCCCGAGCAGGTGCTGGTGTACGGGGACGCGGCCATCAACCCCAACCCGAACGCCGAGGAACTCGCGGACATTGCCATCCAGTCGGCCGACTCCGCGCGGGCCTTCGGGATTCCGCCCCGCGTCGCCATGCTGAGCTACTCCACCGGCGAGAGCGGCACGGGCGAGGACGTGGAGAAGGTCAAGGAGGCCACCCGCCTCGTGCGCGAGCGCCGCCCCGACCTCCCGGTGGACGGGCCGCTGCAGTACGACGCCGCTTCTGTCCTCAGCGTGGGCCGCCAGAAGGCCCCGAACAGCCCGGTCGCGGGCCGGGCCACCGTCTTTATCTTCCCCGACCTCAACACCGGGAACACGACCTACAAGGCCGTGCAGCGCTCGGCGGGGGTGGTCGCCGTCGGGCCGATGCTGCAGGGCCTGCGCAAGCCGGTCAACGACCTCTCGCGCGGGGCGCTGGTGGACGACATCGTGTACACGATTGCGCTGACGGCGATTCAGGCGACACAGGCGAAGGCAAACTAA
- a CDS encoding LptF/LptG family permease: MKRFERYVVEEILPPLVGALLAIILLLLLLLLEEVIAPLLAKGASGLLVARLVALNIPEAVALGLPIALMFATLLGLSRLAADSEIKAALASGVPASRLFRPVLTLAAVVAVVAFGLNELVVTRARVQAQGVQREIVLDNPRVIGLGDPGQPGLVLRDALNRAISVGQALPGGELRHLRIVTMQAGLPPREVITAREGRLRPGSNVLELTEGRRVTFENGRPVTVLSFAQGTLPVQDVQASFDGSGAALAPFYLPLPDLLARTGAYRAQNVPAPADFTALYRKFSEPLAALALAFFAVSLAVYTFRSGLNLGLVWALLLTFAYYATWSVFKVMGENGAVPPLLAAAAPDMIAVLAGGVLLWRANRR; this comes from the coding sequence GTGAAGCGCTTCGAGCGGTACGTGGTCGAGGAGATCCTGCCGCCCCTCGTCGGGGCGCTGCTGGCGATCATCCTGCTGCTGCTCCTGCTGCTGCTCGAAGAGGTCATCGCCCCGCTGCTCGCCAAGGGGGCCAGCGGGCTGCTCGTCGCGCGGCTGGTGGCGCTGAATATCCCGGAGGCGGTCGCGCTGGGGCTGCCCATCGCGCTGATGTTCGCCACCCTGCTGGGCCTTTCGCGCCTCGCCGCCGACTCGGAGATCAAGGCAGCGCTGGCGAGCGGGGTTCCGGCCTCGCGGCTCTTCCGGCCCGTGCTGACGCTGGCGGCAGTGGTGGCGGTGGTGGCGTTCGGACTCAACGAACTGGTGGTCACCCGCGCCCGTGTGCAGGCCCAGGGCGTGCAGCGCGAGATCGTGCTGGACAACCCCCGCGTGATCGGCCTGGGCGACCCCGGTCAACCGGGGCTGGTACTGCGCGACGCTCTCAACCGGGCGATCAGCGTGGGGCAGGCCCTGCCCGGCGGCGAGCTGCGCCACCTGCGAATCGTGACCATGCAGGCTGGACTGCCCCCCCGCGAGGTCATCACCGCCCGTGAGGGCCGCCTGCGCCCCGGCAGCAACGTGCTGGAGCTGACGGAAGGCCGCCGCGTCACCTTCGAGAACGGGCGGCCCGTGACGGTCCTCTCCTTCGCCCAGGGCACCCTGCCCGTGCAGGACGTGCAGGCGAGCTTTGACGGGTCGGGCGCGGCTCTGGCGCCCTTCTACCTCCCGCTGCCCGACCTGCTGGCCCGCACCGGGGCCTACCGCGCCCAGAACGTGCCCGCGCCCGCCGACTTCACGGCACTCTACCGCAAGTTCAGCGAGCCGCTGGCCGCGCTCGCGCTGGCCTTCTTCGCGGTCAGCCTCGCCGTGTACACCTTCCGCAGCGGCCTGAACCTGGGGTTGGTGTGGGCGCTGCTGCTGACCTTCGCCTATTACGCCACCTGGAGCGTGTTCAAGGTGATGGGCGAGAACGGCGCCGTGCCGCCCCTGCTCGCCGCCGCCGCGCCGGACATGATCGCGGTGCTGGCGGGGGGGGTGCTGCTGTGGCGGGCGAACAGGCGGTGA